A genomic stretch from Desulfolutivibrio sulfodismutans DSM 3696 includes:
- the larC gene encoding LarC family nickel insertion protein: MKNDAFPDLPAPSSGPVLVVRAPSGLSGDMFVAGLVRLAGLDAPALAGIVARLGLPELDGALAVVDTSVSDIAGAGCDIRLPHVHSHTTMADIRGLVAAGRLTPRGRELSLTAFGELARAEAAVHGVAVDDVAFHEVGALDSILDVCLSAELFAMIGPSRFVCSPLPVSDGVVACAHGLLSTPAPATLALLEGMPVYGIPGAGETVTPTAAALLRAFAPQFGPWPPMRLTHQVRAYGGRVIPGVPNGAIFALGEPLSADLAAECPAARGDGAPSPLPDHQHVRPGHAHGYSHDHDHASDHGHDHGHGSDRVHAHGHDHDHASGRNGTPRIHGRVHDHAHEHGHGHAGDGPHRHAAHRD, from the coding sequence ATGAAAAATGACGCTTTCCCGGACCTTCCCGCCCCTTCCTCCGGTCCCGTGCTGGTGGTGCGCGCCCCGTCGGGGCTTTCGGGCGACATGTTCGTGGCCGGGCTTGTCCGGCTGGCCGGACTTGACGCCCCGGCCCTGGCCGGGATCGTTGCGCGGCTTGGGCTGCCCGAACTGGACGGCGCGTTGGCCGTGGTGGACACATCCGTGTCCGACATCGCCGGGGCGGGCTGCGACATCCGGCTGCCGCATGTCCATTCCCACACCACCATGGCCGACATCCGGGGGCTTGTCGCCGCCGGGCGTCTGACGCCGCGCGGCCGGGAGCTGTCGCTTACGGCCTTCGGGGAGCTGGCCCGGGCCGAGGCCGCCGTGCATGGCGTGGCCGTGGACGACGTGGCCTTTCATGAGGTGGGCGCCCTGGACAGCATCCTGGACGTGTGCCTGTCCGCCGAGCTTTTCGCCATGATCGGCCCGTCGCGCTTCGTGTGCAGCCCCCTGCCCGTAAGCGACGGGGTGGTGGCCTGCGCCCACGGCCTTTTGTCCACGCCCGCCCCGGCCACCCTGGCCCTGCTTGAGGGCATGCCCGTGTACGGCATCCCCGGGGCCGGGGAGACGGTCACCCCCACGGCGGCGGCCCTTTTGCGGGCCTTTGCCCCGCAGTTCGGCCCCTGGCCGCCCATGCGGCTCACGCACCAGGTCCGGGCCTACGGCGGCCGGGTCATCCCCGGCGTGCCCAACGGGGCGATTTTCGCCCTGGGTGAGCCCCTGTCCGCCGATCTGGCCGCCGAATGCCCAGCCGCCAGGGGGGACGGTGCGCCTTCGCCTCTCCCGGACCACCAACATGTCCGCCCCGGCCATGCCCACGGCTACAGCCACGATCATGACCATGCCTCCGATCACGGCCATGATCATGGCCACGGCTCAGACCGCGTCCATGCCCACGGCCACGATCATGACCATGCAAGTGGCCGGAACGGGACACCCCGCATCCACGGCCGGGTCCATGACCACGCTCATGAGCACGGCCACGGCCACGCCGGGGACGGGCCGCACCGCCACGCCGCGCATCGGGACTGA
- a CDS encoding FecR family protein: MKTPAAACCLVFLVFFCLAANAQESGPVGHAQGVAGTVEARGPGGDARLLTPTACVYRADVLHTGKASRAQFQFLDQSLLVMDAESELALADYVYAYDNPPGKNAMIVTGSVGVFRFITGKMAQKRPESFKVQTPLLDIGVRGTDLGISATGGSGRVSVLSGGPALVTDREFGATAEVPAGQSVSKERGKAMGAPEATPPAVSDVFKNLSPAPADPQAGGGC, translated from the coding sequence ATGAAAACTCCTGCGGCGGCGTGTTGTCTTGTGTTCCTCGTTTTTTTCTGCCTGGCGGCGAACGCCCAGGAATCCGGCCCGGTGGGGCATGCCCAGGGCGTGGCCGGAACGGTCGAGGCCCGCGGCCCCGGGGGGGATGCACGCCTGCTGACCCCCACGGCCTGCGTCTACCGGGCCGATGTGCTGCATACGGGCAAGGCCTCCCGGGCCCAGTTCCAGTTTTTGGACCAGTCCCTTTTGGTCATGGACGCCGAGAGCGAGCTCGCGTTGGCGGACTATGTCTATGCCTACGACAACCCCCCCGGGAAAAACGCCATGATCGTCACCGGCTCCGTGGGCGTTTTCCGGTTCATCACCGGGAAAATGGCCCAGAAGCGTCCCGAGAGCTTCAAGGTGCAGACCCCGCTTTTGGACATCGGGGTGCGCGGCACGGACCTGGGCATTTCCGCCACGGGCGGCTCCGGACGGGTGTCGGTGCTCTCCGGCGGCCCGGCCCTGGTCACGGACAGGGAGTTCGGGGCCACGGCGGAGGTGCCTGCGGGCCAAAGCGTGTCCAAGGAGCGCGGCAAGGCCATGGGGGCGCCGGAGGCGACGCCTCCGGCGGTCAGCGATGTGTTCAAAAATCTCTCGCCCGCTCCCGCCGATCCCCAGGCCGGCGGCGGTTGCTGA
- the larB gene encoding nickel pincer cofactor biosynthesis protein LarB, translating into MSILFDHSRQERIGLPETVFCQGKPLAVIEGLMRDHGGPWASPLLFTRLAPEVFAAVDPQVRALADYHTLSRTAYTAVLPTVARGRVAVVSAGTSDGPVAHEAARTLDYLGIPNTLFEDNGVAGLWRIARNLDDINAHDAVIVTAGMDAALASVAGGLTPRPIIAVPTSVGYGVAEGGQTALFAMLASCAPGVCVQNIDNGYGAACAAARIIRLLNEK; encoded by the coding sequence ATGAGCATTCTTTTCGACCACAGCCGCCAGGAGCGCATCGGCCTGCCCGAGACCGTGTTTTGCCAGGGCAAGCCCCTGGCGGTCATCGAGGGGCTCATGCGGGATCACGGCGGCCCCTGGGCGTCACCGCTTCTGTTCACCCGTCTGGCCCCGGAGGTCTTCGCGGCCGTGGACCCGCAGGTTCGGGCCCTGGCCGACTACCATACCTTGTCGCGTACGGCCTATACCGCCGTGCTGCCGACCGTGGCCCGGGGCCGGGTGGCCGTGGTCTCGGCCGGGACGTCGGACGGCCCCGTGGCCCATGAGGCCGCCCGCACCCTGGACTACCTGGGCATCCCGAACACCCTTTTTGAGGACAACGGCGTGGCCGGACTGTGGCGCATCGCCCGGAACCTGGACGACATAAACGCCCACGACGCGGTCATCGTGACCGCCGGGATGGACGCCGCCCTGGCCTCGGTGGCCGGGGGGCTGACGCCAAGGCCGATCATCGCCGTGCCCACCTCCGTGGGCTATGGGGTGGCCGAAGGCGGACAAACCGCGCTGTTCGCCATGCTGGCCAGTTGCGCCCCGGGGGTGTGCGTGCAAAACATCGACAACGGCTATGGCGCGGCCTGCGCTGCGGCCCGGATCATCAGGCTTCTCAATGAAAAATGA
- a CDS encoding Tim44 domain-containing protein has product MLHHPPSLDKPAADWRRAAARLTTLLRRIGIPLLALCLLLAAVDMAEARRVGGGKSFGSRDTYSRPYDKPAAPNRNTTNMDQQPAPANPGSQTAPGAPAARPGMFGGMGGMFGGLLMGGLIGSMLSGGGLGGGFGILEMLLLFGGVYLLFRLFAGRKAAPTRQTASGGERFAYATGPGGAPDTDRTPDGWGALHATPPDQDRSDAASRPVMPAGLDEAEFLAGVKALYARLQASWDRRDLDDIRQFTSPEVFSEIARQAEEDPTPGRTDILMVEARVLEAASHGGQTVITVFFDVLLREDQSAGNPGQVREVWRISRDEKAARPSWTLEGIQQLAM; this is encoded by the coding sequence ATGCTTCACCATCCGCCATCCCTCGACAAACCGGCCGCCGATTGGCGGCGCGCTGCCGCCCGCCTCACGACACTTCTGCGCCGCATCGGCATCCCGCTGCTTGCCTTGTGCCTGCTCCTTGCGGCCGTGGACATGGCCGAGGCCAGGCGCGTCGGCGGCGGCAAGTCCTTCGGCAGCCGGGACACCTATTCCAGGCCCTACGACAAGCCCGCCGCGCCCAACCGCAACACCACGAACATGGATCAGCAGCCCGCCCCGGCCAACCCGGGCAGCCAAACGGCCCCCGGCGCACCCGCCGCCCGCCCCGGCATGTTCGGCGGCATGGGCGGCATGTTCGGCGGCCTGCTCATGGGCGGGCTTATCGGCTCGATGCTGTCCGGCGGCGGCCTGGGCGGCGGCTTCGGCATCCTGGAGATGCTGCTCCTTTTCGGCGGCGTGTACCTGCTCTTCAGGCTCTTTGCGGGGCGAAAGGCAGCCCCCACGCGGCAGACCGCGTCCGGCGGCGAGCGCTTCGCCTACGCCACGGGCCCGGGCGGCGCTCCGGACACCGACCGGACGCCGGACGGCTGGGGCGCGCTGCACGCCACGCCCCCGGACCAGGATAGGAGCGACGCGGCTTCACGTCCTGTCATGCCCGCCGGTCTGGACGAGGCCGAGTTCCTGGCCGGGGTCAAGGCCCTCTACGCCCGGCTCCAGGCCTCCTGGGACCGGCGCGACCTTGACGACATCCGGCAGTTCACCAGCCCCGAGGTGTTTTCCGAGATCGCCCGGCAGGCCGAGGAAGACCCGACCCCGGGCAGGACCGACATCCTCATGGTCGAGGCCCGGGTGCTCGAGGCCGCTTCGCACGGCGGCCAGACCGTGATCACGGTCTTTTTCGACGTGCTTCTGCGCGAGGACCAGTCCGCCGGGAACCCCGGCCAGGTCCGCGAGGTCTGGCGCATCAGCCGCGACGAGAAGGCCGCCAGGCCGTCCTGGACCCTGGAGGGCATCCAGCAGTTGGCCATGTAA
- a CDS encoding TerC family protein has protein sequence MGRREGQDGDGQDGDGATPSDKAASPPGPVTAAATATGPSPRAWPAASAPGVAPFKKKNRFSEPIRRDILGTAWMWIGFNVLVLALLALDLGVLHRKGREIGVREALLLSLGYVVLALSFGAGIYHFLGPQAGKEYLTGYLIEKSLSIDNIFVFVLIFLHFSVPRRSQHTVLFWGILGALVLRGSLIVAGAAILAAFHWVIYVFGAFLVFTGIKMLVTVGQEPDIANNRINRFMRRRFRVTEGFEGQRFFVRRNGLTYITPLFIVLALIEITDVVFALDSIPAIFAITTDPFIIYTSNVFAILGLRALYFALAGIIHRFHYLKYGLSLVLVLVGVKMVVNAWFGGKVISTELALAATAGIIACSVLVSMLKTRATPGTEEKREAARWWVPGSPAKAESETAAAGDAAAEAAGAADAAGGVAVDTGTAAGTTAASAADAAGGIASDTGTAAGTMSASATTPRPGDADVPPKG, from the coding sequence ATGGGCCGTCGCGAAGGCCAGGACGGCGACGGCCAGGACGGCGACGGCGCGACGCCATCAGATAAAGCCGCCTCACCCCCCGGCCCGGTAACGGCGGCGGCCACGGCGACCGGCCCATCGCCCCGGGCATGGCCTGCGGCGTCCGCCCCCGGGGTTGCACCCTTCAAAAAGAAGAACCGGTTCTCGGAACCGATCCGGAGAGACATTTTGGGAACGGCCTGGATGTGGATAGGATTTAATGTGTTGGTCCTGGCGCTTCTGGCCCTGGACCTGGGCGTGCTGCACCGCAAGGGGCGCGAGATCGGCGTGCGCGAGGCGCTGCTTTTGAGCCTGGGCTATGTGGTCCTGGCCCTTTCCTTCGGCGCGGGCATCTACCATTTTCTCGGGCCGCAGGCCGGGAAGGAATATCTCACCGGCTACCTCATCGAAAAAAGCCTGTCCATCGACAACATCTTCGTGTTCGTGCTGATCTTTCTGCATTTTTCCGTGCCGCGCCGCAGCCAGCACACGGTTTTGTTCTGGGGCATCCTGGGCGCGCTGGTTTTGCGCGGGTCGCTCATCGTGGCCGGGGCGGCGATCCTGGCGGCCTTCCACTGGGTCATCTACGTGTTCGGGGCCTTTTTGGTGTTCACGGGGATCAAGATGCTGGTGACCGTGGGGCAGGAGCCGGACATCGCCAATAACCGCATCAACCGGTTCATGCGCCGCCGCTTCCGGGTGACCGAGGGCTTTGAGGGGCAGCGGTTTTTTGTGCGGCGAAACGGGCTGACGTACATCACGCCGCTTTTCATCGTGCTGGCGCTGATTGAGATCACGGACGTGGTCTTCGCCCTGGACTCCATCCCGGCCATCTTCGCCATCACCACCGACCCGTTCATCATCTATACCTCCAACGTCTTCGCCATCCTGGGGCTTCGGGCGCTGTACTTCGCCCTGGCCGGCATCATCCACCGCTTCCACTACCTCAAATACGGCCTGTCGCTGGTGCTGGTGCTGGTGGGGGTGAAGATGGTCGTGAACGCCTGGTTCGGCGGCAAGGTGATCTCCACGGAACTGGCCCTGGCGGCCACGGCTGGGATCATCGCCTGTTCCGTGCTGGTTTCAATGCTGAAGACCCGGGCCACGCCCGGCACGGAGGAAAAGCGCGAGGCGGCGCGGTGGTGGGTGCCGGGAAGTCCGGCCAAGGCTGAGTCTGAGACGGCGGCGGCTGGTGATGCTGCGGCTGAAGCTGCGGGTGCGGCTGATGCTGCGGGTGGAGTTGCGGTTGATACCGGAACTGCGGCCGGGACGACGGCTGCGAGTGCGGCCGATGCTGCGGGTGGGATTGCGAGTGATACCGGGACTGCGGCCGGGACGATGTCTGCGAGTGCGACCACGCCCCGGCCCGGGGATGCGGACGTGCCGCCGAAGGGGTGA
- a CDS encoding Do family serine endopeptidase, whose amino-acid sequence MIRTLKSSVLAILAIFVLAAPTVASSLPEITTLAEKAGPAVVNISTTKTVNNQGKLRDFFQQMPRKGTPFDDFFDQFDRFFGPQGPQGNQGNPHGGPNGGPNGGPNGGPQGRERGPKQRSLGSGFIISRDGYIVTNNHVIDQADEVKVLLRDSDKPLTAKVIGRDPEMDLALIKIEGKNDLPYLEFGDSGALKVGEWVVAIGNPFGLQNTVTVGIVSAKGRIIGAGPFDNFIQTDASINPGNSGGPLLDLDGRVIGINTAIVASGQGIGFAIPSNMAKDIITQLRENKSVKRGWLGVTIQNIDENTAKALDMKDTKGALLTSVIPGDPADKAGLKTGDVITAINGENIEDTNALLRKVAAIRPGEKAELTVLRKGATSKISVSLGERDSKNLAQGEMQNGEDETASESMLGLSLRPMNAQEAKALGMDKPQGLLVAGVAEGSAADEAEVRPGDVILEINQTAVTSVDAFTKAVKEDGRKKGVVMLLIKRQGQSLFRTIPVTDGK is encoded by the coding sequence ATGATCCGCACGCTGAAATCGTCCGTCCTGGCGATTCTCGCCATCTTCGTTTTGGCCGCCCCCACCGTGGCCTCCTCCCTGCCGGAGATCACCACCCTGGCGGAAAAGGCCGGCCCGGCCGTGGTCAACATCTCCACGACCAAAACCGTCAACAATCAGGGAAAACTGCGCGACTTCTTCCAGCAGATGCCGCGAAAAGGCACGCCGTTTGACGACTTCTTCGACCAGTTCGACCGCTTCTTCGGTCCCCAGGGCCCGCAGGGCAACCAGGGCAACCCCCATGGCGGCCCCAACGGCGGCCCCAACGGCGGCCCCAACGGCGGCCCCCAGGGTCGTGAGCGCGGCCCCAAGCAGCGGTCCCTGGGTTCGGGCTTCATCATCTCCCGCGACGGCTACATCGTGACCAACAACCACGTCATCGACCAGGCCGACGAGGTCAAGGTGCTCCTGCGCGACTCCGACAAGCCCCTGACCGCCAAGGTCATCGGCCGCGATCCGGAGATGGATCTGGCCCTGATCAAGATCGAAGGGAAAAACGACCTGCCCTACCTCGAGTTCGGCGACTCCGGGGCCCTCAAGGTCGGGGAATGGGTGGTGGCCATCGGCAACCCCTTCGGCCTGCAAAATACCGTCACCGTGGGCATCGTGTCCGCCAAAGGACGCATCATCGGGGCCGGTCCCTTTGACAACTTCATCCAGACCGACGCCTCCATCAATCCCGGCAACTCCGGCGGCCCGCTTCTGGACCTGGACGGCCGGGTCATCGGCATCAACACCGCCATCGTGGCCTCGGGCCAGGGCATCGGCTTCGCCATCCCCAGCAACATGGCCAAGGACATCATCACCCAACTGCGTGAAAACAAGTCCGTCAAGCGCGGCTGGCTCGGCGTGACCATCCAGAACATCGACGAAAACACCGCCAAGGCCCTGGACATGAAGGACACCAAGGGCGCCCTTCTGACCTCGGTCATCCCCGGCGATCCGGCGGACAAGGCGGGACTGAAGACCGGAGACGTCATCACGGCGATCAACGGCGAGAACATTGAGGACACCAATGCGCTTCTGCGCAAGGTGGCGGCCATCCGGCCCGGCGAAAAAGCGGAATTGACCGTCCTGCGCAAGGGGGCCACGAGCAAGATCAGCGTCAGCCTCGGCGAGCGCGATTCCAAGAACCTGGCCCAGGGCGAGATGCAAAACGGCGAGGACGAGACCGCAAGCGAATCCATGCTGGGCCTCTCCCTGCGCCCGATGAACGCCCAGGAGGCCAAGGCCCTGGGCATGGACAAGCCCCAGGGACTGTTGGTGGCGGGCGTGGCTGAAGGCTCCGCCGCCGACGAGGCCGAGGTGCGCCCCGGCGACGTGATCCTGGAGATCAACCAGACCGCGGTCACCTCCGTGGACGCCTTCACCAAGGCGGTCAAGGAGGACGGCCGGAAAAAGGGCGTGGTCATGCTCCTGATCAAGCGCCAGGGACAAAGCCTGTTCCGCACCATCCCGGTGACGGACGGCAAGTAG
- a CDS encoding ATP-dependent sacrificial sulfur transferase LarE has translation MNTPDIASVLAGYGTCVVAASGGVDSLLLAVLAHRALGAEAVIAHAASPAVPAGDTARLYETARMEGFAVRQVDAGEMRDPRYLENPVDRCYHCKTGLYRALSALARETGAGVVASGTNLDDLSDYRPGLVAAKDFGVRHPFVEAGLAKADIRAMARALGLFFADVPASPCLGSRIHTGTPITRERLAAVAFAEDALRERLGLDLVRCRIHGDTARIEVDPSLLASDAGRRGEIEAAVAELGRQFREHFPDIATIGLDPRGYARGRAFHTTP, from the coding sequence ATGAACACACCAGATATCGCTTCCGTCCTGGCCGGATACGGCACCTGCGTGGTGGCCGCAAGCGGCGGCGTGGACAGCCTGCTTCTGGCCGTCTTGGCCCATCGTGCCCTGGGGGCGGAGGCCGTGATCGCCCATGCCGCGAGTCCGGCCGTGCCCGCCGGGGACACGGCCCGGCTGTACGAGACGGCCCGCATGGAGGGCTTTGCCGTGCGCCAGGTGGACGCCGGGGAGATGCGCGACCCGCGCTACCTGGAAAATCCCGTGGACCGCTGCTACCACTGCAAGACCGGCCTGTACCGGGCACTTTCCGCCCTGGCCCGGGAGACGGGCGCGGGCGTGGTGGCCAGCGGCACGAATCTGGACGACCTCTCGGACTATCGCCCGGGGCTTGTGGCCGCCAAAGATTTCGGCGTGCGCCATCCCTTTGTGGAGGCGGGCCTGGCCAAGGCCGACATCCGGGCCATGGCCCGGGCCCTGGGGCTTTTTTTCGCCGACGTCCCGGCCTCGCCCTGCCTGGGCAGCCGCATCCACACCGGCACCCCCATCACCCGGGAGCGACTGGCCGCCGTGGCCTTTGCCGAGGACGCCCTGCGCGAGCGCCTGGGGCTCGATCTGGTGCGCTGCCGCATCCACGGCGATACGGCCCGGATCGAGGTGGACCCGTCCCTGCTGGCTTCGGACGCCGGGCGGCGGGGGGAGATCGAGGCCGCCGTGGCCGAGCTTGGCCGCCAGTTCCGGGAGCATTTTCCCGACATCGCAACCATCGGCCTGGACCCCCGGGGCTATGCCCGGGGCCGGGCCTTCCATACCACTCCATGA
- a CDS encoding tyrosine-type recombinase/integrase has translation MSVHVRGNSWFVRYRDTNKIQQQKHFGVGPKAKAKAEAYDLEIRLLKKRGHNPQGVQDKEMNIQDLYNAYIKDYEQLGRSQTQIRNLNYFFNNKVFPDFPKKTIQKLTHDDMLNFAIKYKDLSQSTRNRYFMYLKALFNFGIRHELIKNNPLKHWKKPKEEPKKFQINDDDLGIILKHSMPHLKLALQLCFYFGLRPGASELFNIKWKDIDFDENVLNIFSSKTKTSRKIPIPDNFRTKLSIAKKSSHTEYVIEYKGKPVKSLRRSFASAVKKAGITYPVRLYDLRHLYATTLLNSGADLAAVSSMMGHSAVTVTANVYYQSMSKERVRAANLLPQLHEGGKKIARESSNAPLPTGTNHPKKKSKKFKVANVGRIDKE, from the coding sequence ATGAGCGTCCATGTCCGAGGGAATTCTTGGTTTGTAAGGTACAGAGATACCAATAAAATTCAGCAGCAGAAGCATTTCGGTGTCGGCCCTAAAGCTAAAGCGAAAGCCGAGGCATATGACCTTGAAATCAGACTGTTAAAAAAAAGAGGACACAACCCACAAGGTGTCCAGGACAAAGAGATGAATATTCAAGACCTCTACAATGCATATATTAAAGATTATGAACAACTTGGCAGAAGTCAAACACAAATAAGAAACCTAAACTACTTTTTTAACAACAAGGTGTTTCCAGATTTTCCGAAGAAAACAATTCAAAAGTTAACACATGATGACATGCTTAACTTTGCCATTAAGTATAAAGACTTAAGCCAATCAACTAGAAACAGATATTTTATGTATTTAAAAGCATTGTTTAATTTTGGCATAAGACATGAGTTGATTAAGAATAACCCACTTAAGCACTGGAAAAAACCTAAAGAAGAACCTAAGAAGTTCCAGATAAATGACGATGACCTTGGCATAATCCTAAAACATTCTATGCCACACCTTAAACTAGCCCTTCAACTCTGCTTCTATTTTGGTCTTAGGCCAGGTGCATCAGAACTATTTAACATCAAATGGAAAGACATTGATTTTGATGAAAATGTTTTAAACATCTTTTCAAGCAAAACAAAGACTTCAAGAAAGATACCAATTCCTGATAACTTTAGAACAAAGCTTTCAATTGCTAAAAAATCATCTCATACCGAATATGTAATTGAGTACAAAGGCAAACCTGTAAAGAGCCTAAGAAGGTCATTTGCAAGTGCTGTCAAAAAAGCTGGAATAACTTATCCAGTTAGACTGTATGACTTGAGACACCTTTATGCTACTACCTTGCTCAATAGTGGAGCAGATTTGGCTGCTGTTAGTTCAATGATGGGCCACTCAGCTGTAACTGTAACTGCTAACGTCTACTATCAATCGATGTCGAAGGAGAGGGTGCGGGCCGCAAACCTTTTACCTCAACTGCATGAGGGAGGGAAGAAAATAGCTCGAGAAAGTAGCAATGCCCCCCTGCCAACCGGCACCAACCACCCCAAGAAAAAGAGCAAGAAATTCAAGGTTGCAAATGTTGGTAGGATCGACAAGGAATAG
- the acs gene encoding acetate--CoA ligase has protein sequence MTSEKIESMMHEDRVFEPPMVGRENAYIKSLDEYRAVYKRSMEDPEGFWSDRTSELLTWYKKWDKTLEWSFETAEIKWFAGGELNVAYNCLDRHLENGRRNKAAIIWQGEADKDVRVYTYQMLHDEVCRFANVLKKMGVKRGDRVSLYLPMVPELAIAMLACARIGAPHSIVFAGFSAHSLRDRINDCQSKILVCSDAVIRAGKTIPLKQNADAALSECPSVEKCIVLKHGGNAVEMVEGRDTWWHEEMAAPDITAHCEPEHMDAEDVLFILYTSGSTGKPKGVYHTTGGYLTYVAHTTQWVFDVHESDIHWCTADIGWVTGHSYIVYGPLALGATSLMFEGVPTYPGPDRFWQICEKFGVNIFYTAPTVIRSLMRSGPQWTENHDLSSLRVLGSVGEPINPEAWMWYHEHIGKGKLPIVDTWWQTETGGLMISALPYATPLKPGSATLPLPGVDAAIVNSEGQEAPLGDGGFLVIRKPWPGMLRGVWGDPARFKQQYFAGFKGVYESGDGARRDTDGYFWIMGRVDDVINVSGHRMGTAEIESALVSHPTVAEAAVVGMPHDVKGQSIYAYVTLKAGFEEDEELLKALKVHVRKEIGPIAQPEVIQFAPGLPKTRSGKIMRRILRKIASDETESLGDTSTLADPSVVGELIDGKKRLMS, from the coding sequence ATGACTTCGGAGAAAATCGAGAGCATGATGCATGAGGATCGCGTGTTCGAACCGCCCATGGTCGGACGGGAAAACGCCTATATCAAAAGCCTTGACGAATACCGCGCGGTATACAAGCGGTCCATGGAGGATCCGGAGGGCTTCTGGTCCGACCGGACCAGCGAGCTTCTGACCTGGTACAAGAAGTGGGACAAGACCCTGGAATGGAGCTTCGAGACCGCCGAAATCAAGTGGTTCGCGGGCGGCGAGCTCAACGTGGCCTACAACTGCCTGGACCGGCACCTGGAAAACGGGCGGCGCAACAAGGCAGCCATCATCTGGCAGGGCGAGGCCGACAAGGACGTGCGCGTCTACACCTACCAGATGCTCCATGACGAGGTCTGCCGCTTCGCCAATGTGCTGAAAAAAATGGGCGTCAAACGCGGCGACCGGGTCAGTCTGTATCTGCCCATGGTTCCCGAACTGGCCATCGCCATGCTGGCCTGCGCCCGCATCGGCGCGCCGCACAGCATCGTGTTCGCCGGATTTTCCGCCCACAGCCTGCGTGACCGCATCAACGACTGCCAGTCCAAGATCCTGGTGTGCAGCGACGCCGTCATCCGGGCCGGGAAGACCATACCGCTCAAGCAAAACGCCGACGCGGCGCTTTCGGAATGCCCCAGCGTTGAAAAATGCATCGTCCTCAAACACGGCGGCAACGCCGTGGAGATGGTCGAGGGCCGCGACACCTGGTGGCACGAGGAGATGGCCGCGCCGGACATCACCGCCCACTGCGAGCCCGAGCACATGGACGCCGAGGACGTGCTGTTCATCCTGTATACCAGCGGCTCCACGGGCAAGCCCAAGGGCGTCTACCACACCACCGGCGGCTACCTGACCTATGTGGCCCACACCACCCAGTGGGTCTTCGACGTGCATGAGAGCGACATCCACTGGTGTACCGCGGACATCGGCTGGGTCACGGGCCATTCCTACATCGTCTATGGGCCGCTGGCGCTCGGGGCCACCTCGCTTATGTTCGAGGGCGTGCCCACCTATCCCGGGCCGGACCGGTTCTGGCAGATATGCGAAAAATTCGGGGTCAACATCTTCTACACCGCGCCCACCGTCATCCGGTCGCTGATGCGTTCCGGGCCGCAGTGGACCGAGAACCACGACCTGTCGTCGCTGCGGGTTTTGGGGTCCGTGGGCGAGCCCATCAACCCCGAGGCCTGGATGTGGTACCATGAGCACATCGGCAAGGGGAAACTGCCCATCGTGGATACCTGGTGGCAGACCGAGACCGGCGGGCTCATGATTTCGGCCCTGCCGTACGCCACGCCGCTCAAACCCGGGTCGGCCACGCTGCCGCTGCCGGGCGTGGATGCGGCCATCGTCAACTCCGAGGGCCAGGAAGCGCCGCTTGGCGACGGCGGGTTTCTGGTCATCCGCAAGCCCTGGCCGGGCATGCTGCGCGGGGTGTGGGGCGACCCGGCCCGCTTCAAGCAGCAGTATTTCGCGGGATTTAAGGGCGTCTACGAGAGCGGCGACGGCGCGCGCCGGGACACGGACGGCTATTTCTGGATCATGGGCCGCGTGGACGACGTGATCAACGTGTCCGGACACCGCATGGGCACGGCCGAGATCGAGTCGGCGCTGGTGTCGCACCCGACCGTGGCCGAGGCGGCGGTGGTGGGCATGCCGCACGACGTCAAGGGCCAGAGCATCTATGCCTATGTGACGCTCAAGGCGGGCTTCGAAGAGGATGAGGAGCTTTTGAAGGCCTTGAAAGTCCATGTCCGCAAGGAGATCGGCCCCATCGCCCAGCCGGAGGTGATCCAGTTCGCGCCGGGGCTGCCCAAGACCCGTAGCGGCAAAATCATGCGGCGCATCCTGCGTAAAATCGCCTCGGATGAGACCGAGAGCCTGGGCGACACCTCGACCCTGGCCGATCCGAGCGTGGTTGGGGAGCTTATCGACGGCAAGAAGCGGTTGATGAGTTAG